The following nucleotide sequence is from Zea mays cultivar B73 chromosome 1, Zm-B73-REFERENCE-NAM-5.0, whole genome shotgun sequence.
ACGGTGACCTGACGCCTAGTGGCAGCTAGGCTGtgtctgtgtgtgtgtgtgtttttttttCCTTTCCTCCTGAACTTGCAAAGGGCGCTATGCCACCTGTGTTCAAATGATACACAGCATCCAAAGAGAAAGCATGAGGAGGAAACATGATGCACTCCTGCCTGGCAACAGATCCTCCACATGCCTGCACTCTCTACATCACTGCACACACTTTATTCTTGGCAGATAGTAGTACACCTCTAGAACCTTGAACTGTGACAGAAACATTAGAGAACAGTCCGTACATAAGTATTTTCCTCTCTCTTTTTTTGGTCCTGGATGAGTTTTGGTGTACGAGGACAGCATAATTAGATGGTGTTTGGTTTCTACGGACTATTTTTAGCCTcttcattttattccattttatcaCTAAATTGTCAAATAGGAAAACTAATATGAAGTATTTAATGCATAATTAGGGGGGGGTGTATTTGTTTCCTTTTATTCCTTTATTGTTTAATGCATGCTCCACCATAAGATTCTTGATGGCGCTAACACACGTGAGTGACGTACGCCCTTCCACAACATGGTTTTGTTTCAGAGAATGGACTAAAAATGCTGCTTCCCTGGACCCGCTCCTTAAACTTAAACCACCACGGAGCACAGTTTCGCCATCCATGAGCCTTCTACTACAGGGGTGCCATGGCCTGACGCCGGCTCCAAAGGGGGACCTGAACCTGACCGATGAATGCGCTCAAGGTAACCATTTGCTTGGGTTATGAATGATTCCTGGCCTACTGGATTTCTGAACTTGGCACCCCTGGATGACCCACCTCCAGGCCATCACAGGAAAGCCGGAAGCTTATCGAGCACCTTGTTGCCGAGGAGAGCCGGGCAAGGGCTGGCCCTGAGGCCAAAGTCTGGCGGTCGGGCAGACACGAACGGCATCCAGCAGGATCTGTTGGCTGCGTGGGTGCCCTCGTACGGGGACGGGTTGCGCGCGGTGAAGAGATCGTCGAGCGCTCCGGAGTTCCAGGATTCGGACAgcgtcagcctcgcctcggcgtGGCTGAAGAGCAAGTGGAACCTGAAACCGGATTATGCCTTCACCCTGGCGCTGTTCGACGGCATCTCCAAGCCTCTCCTGGACAGCATCCCCAAGCCTCTCCTCGACAACATCCCCAACTCGATCGTTGCTTGGAGAAACAAGGCGGCCAGAGATTAGCAGCTTCGTTTCGTCTCTTTACAGCCAACAAAAAAAAAGGCCTCGAACGGTTGGACACACTGTGCTGAAATGGCGTGACGGATACAGTGACACATTACTTGCACATACATACTGTGCTGAATCTATTGTGccaaagcagcagcagcagcagattgGGAGCTGGGAGATGAGCCTGGGGGTGTATTCTTTTCATTTTTGTACGTACACATCTAGGAATGAAGGCAAACGCCTGGCAGCATTCCCATGACCTAATAAAGAAATAGCTTGTTCATCCCTCCGCACTAGCAATCGTGGTTGCAGACATTACGGACAGAATGATTGCGGCATCGTTGTTCTGCCTGCTCGCTACACGTTTAAAGTTGTGTATTTGCTCTGCAGCTGGGATTTAAATAACCCGAGTTACAACAATCGTCTTGGCTCTTTGTGTGCTGGCAAAGAATTAGCCCCGGTACAGAACAAGATGGGGTCCCGTCTCATTCTACAGAAGGGGAGACAGATTCAGCATACTGTCAATGATAAATATTTTAGTTGACCTAGTTCTTACGTTCACCTTACATCACCTAAAATTAACTAGCCATGAAGACAACAAACGTCACTTGAAAAGAGTCTCGAGTATTCATTGGCCAACATGGCAAGGCACCAGGCTGTTGTACACAAGGAACCCTTTGGCAACAATAAGGCTCGTAAAGCATAATATTGGTTGTACATATTCCTTCCCCTGCTTCAAGGGCACTTTCTCTGAATATAGGAAACCCCATGCTCTTCATACCTGGCGCGAGACACATGGCACGCCTCATCAGGTGTCCAGGGCAAGTATAGAAAAAACAGAGGGCCTATCAAATATCGAGCTTACTCTGCTTTGGAGAACCACATCTGCTGGAACGACCCAAGAGATGCTAGAATGCTCCCTCCAATCCAAACACTGCATGTCAATTCTCCAACAATTCAGCCATGTCATTTGTAAGTGCCAGCAATAACCTAATAAATAAATATTCTAGTCTGACCTGAAACGTCTCTCTACTGAGTTTCCGCTTGCCATAACCTTGACACGAGCAGCTTGAGGAGACTCCTGTAATAATTCAATGTGGTAATAATAGCTAGCATTAAAAATGAGTAAAGAGCGACTTCACCATTTCTAACCAACATGAACAAAGAGAATTGTTTCATAGTTATCAATATCAACTAAGGTCGCAAAATACGGAAAATATGTACAAAACAATCTAAAATACTCCCACCATTTCATTTGTAATAGTTTCATAGTGGGAATTATTAAATTATATTGAAATGAGAATTTTAAAGCACCTTTtatggcctgtttggttcagcttttttctgaccagcttttctgaaaatctggctgtgggaagaatctgtggtatgtaagtagagggactctaactctcatcagaggatgacactatgagttggggcaattttctgtttatttcttcaaacactacacaatgtcatacccttagaggggttggggacacatatttatagccctaggggctgcactacactGCACTACACACTACACTACACGCTGCAGCACACAGGTGCTGTCCTTTAGATACTAAAGTGCAGTCAAAACTGCTGTGCTGCTACTGCTGTCCTGCGCAGTCAAAAAACTGCAGCTGCATGCTGTCCTGCTGTAACTGCTGCTGTCCTGCAGCAGTCAAAAGGTTGCTGCTGCTGcgcagtcaaaagactgctgctactgctgtcctGCAGCAGTCAAAACTGCAACTGCTGCTGACCAcatgacttattccatcattctccccctaagtcttgtgcgtcgtcttgtgggaaagttgggccatcccggacctggagcaaagctcaacaaacttgatcttcccaaggggcttggtgagcaggtctgcaagctgatccttggtgttgatgtaaCGCGCCTTGACgctcccttctgccaagcagtctcggatgaagtgatatctcagccggatgtgcttgctccgttcatggaacacggg
It contains:
- the LOC103630688 gene encoding peptidoglycan-binding LysM domain-containing protein: MGVKQVLVRPRYGDEDVVDQSPPPPMSSSPCGRYVHHRVCRFDTLAGVAIKYGVEVADVKRANGLTTDLQMFAHKTLRVPLHGRHAPSPPSSSPSHAAREWTKNAASLDPLLKLKPPRSTVSPSMSLLLQGCHGLTPAPKGDLNLTDECAQGHHRKAGSLSSTLLPRRAGQGLALRPKSGGRADTNGIQQDLLAAWVPSYGDGLRAVKRSSSAPEFQDSDSVSLASAWLKSKWNLKPDYAFTLALFDGISKPLLDSIPKPLLDNIPNSIVAWRNKAARD